The Corvus cornix cornix isolate S_Up_H32 chromosome 6, ASM73873v5, whole genome shotgun sequence genome includes the window CTCCTGGGACCTCTTGCCTGGCAGAACCTGCcccttgcagtgctgcagggcttTCACATCCTTCTAGCAGCCAGTGCTTAGTCAAATTAGGCTGTTCTGAGTAAAAAATGTCCCAGCTTCAGGAAATCAAAATGgttgtgtttcagttttcatttaacGTTTTTTCAGTGGTACCTCAGGCTCTCTGACTGTGTCCTTCACTGTTGTagcttgtttctttctctgacaCGTGCTAAAAAGCTGTGCAGCTCGAGAAATGTAGTGGACCAAGTAATACTTGTTAGAAAGAGCTGAAATTCAGAGGTGGGGAGTGgttctgggaaaggaaaagaatatgCAGAGAGATGAacctttaaaaagcagctgattGAGCTACTGAGGTGAAGGTGATGGGGCTACCTGAGGTGCTCTAGGAAGTCTGAAGTGGCTTTTGCCTTCTCAGAAGGGAAAAGATGGATTGTAGTCATCAAGGACAGTGGTGAAGCAGTTCCCAGTGCAGGTGCCTGGCAGGTAACCCAGACAAGGAAAATCCAGAAAATGCCACGCTTTGCAGATGCCTGCAGAtcaggggaggaaggagcaggggagTGAGTACAGAGGTGAGGAGGATTTCCTTGAACTGGTAATAACAGGGGAAACTGGGCTACTGGTGTGCCctcaggctgctgccagcacgTCTGTGCCAAGTCACTCAGAGAAAAAAGTCACAGTAGCTGAAGGTCGAAGTCCCCAAAGTTACCCAACAGTGCTGGTCCCATGGGGCTCTCTGTGTGGCTGGAGTGCCCTCAGCACTGAGGTTCTACTCATCACTTAGCAGGTGGGCTGCCAGCGACGTTACGGAGCCCAGCTTGGAGCAAAAGGTTGTCTCACTCTGTCTGAGCTCCTTGATCTTTATCCTCAGACTCCTAAGACACTGAGAGGATTGCAGCGTGGTTTTTTCAGTCTTGGACTGGGGTGTATTGACCTTACCTGGACCTGTGTCGTTGCAAAGGGGTGACCCTGGGCTTTCTCTGTGTGCCTTAGGCCAGGTTGGACCATGGGGAAGCTTCAGTCCTTACAAAGATGCGGCCCCAGGTCATCTTTCTGTGCCTGTAGAGACCTAAGCACTCGGCCCAGCCTGTTCCTGTTGCCTCATTCCTTCCCTCGAGTTAGGAATAAAAATAGTTATCTGCCTTTCTACATATAAAATGCAGATGAGCAGTGACCCCCTGCAATTAGGGGGGTGTAATAAAGCTCTGCTAGGGAAGGGTGTGGGCAGTCAGTGATGTAACAGCACTTGTTGCACAATACCAATCCAATTATGGTGCAATACAGGTTCGAGGGACTTTGCCATGCTAATACTGCTTAAGGTGGGGATTAGAAACCTTGCCCAGGCCAGGGGGCAAGGTTTGGCTTTTTGTTAAAAAGCCATCATCTCTTCAAACAGCAGATGTTAAGGTTCAAGTGTGGAAAAGCTTGTTTTCTTGGAGAGGAGGCTGACATTGAACTCTCAGCCCAGCTGGATCAACAGGAGATGTTTTCAAGTGTCACCTGTAAACAAGATACTGTGAGATGTGGTTCTGCCTTTCTCCCCCACCCTTTTATCCTCACACCATGCCGCTAGCAAGGTCTGCTTTTACAGGAGTGTCAGCCTGCAGAAAGGGCATCCTTCCCTACATCATGGCTAGAATATTTGGGAGTGATGTTCTCACTCGTTCAGGGCAGTACACAGATACCCACATTATTAAATAAACGGCTTGTCCTGTTGGTCTTGTCTTTTCTGAATGGCCAGAGTGGGTCTTCCTGGAGCATTAAACACattgtatttaataaatatgGCCCAAACCCCATTTTGTTCTCTCCAGGGTAGTTTGTAAGCAGCTGTTTGCCGTTGATTTAACCTGTTCCTGTAGCCTGGGAATGTGATGGGGATGTTTGTAGGTGGCAACTGATGGAGAGCGTGTGGGAGCCTCAATCTGGCCTTTGGGGTCTTTGGTGAGGTTCAGCTTGGAATGATGACATGTGACTGACTGGGCTACAGGACTTTTATCAGCTGTATCAAAattagcactgaaaaaaaaaaaaaacccagaaaaaagTTAGTATTTCAGGTGAACTGGCTGGGTTTTGTGCTCACTTGTTTGTGTTCCTGGTTTAAAGCAGTTCCTTCCCACTCACtgctcttttgctttcttcagaaTGTGTTCAACATGGTTGTGGAGGTACCTCGATGGACAAACGCTAAAATGGAGGTAATTACGTTACAGTTCCTGTCTTAATCCTTGGCTCTGCTGATTCCTCCTCAGTTCCGCCTCTGGAATCAGAGTGGTTTCTAACCTCTCCCGTCAGTACTTGCTTAATGCTGGAGGTCTGGTGTGGAGGCTGAGATTGCAGGAGTTGGAATGCCTTGGTGTTCTCCCATGATTAAAGCAATATTTTACGGCTCTTAACCCCATGTGATTCCAAGGCTTGTAAGTCTGCTGGAAACCATATCCCAAGGGATGGTAGTGCAACAGGAGTTGTCCGGTATCTGCCGCTGGCATCAGCATCATCTCCTGGTCTCTTGGCTTCTCggttccattttaaaaaatcactttttttttttcatagaggGTAAAGCAGAGAGATTTATAtaacttttctttcagatttcaaCAAAGGAACCCTTGAACCCAATTAAGCAAGATGTGAAGAAAGGGAAACTGCGCTTTGTAGCGAACGTGTTTCCCCACAAGGGCTACATCTGGAATTATGGTGCTATCCCACAGGTACTGTGTTTTGTCCCAGTTGCTCATCCATCCTGGTGGGGAAGGTGCCTGTGATTGCCACTGTATTAATGAGCAAAAAGGTCAGCAGAGAGTCTGATCTGGAGCACGGTGTTTGCAGCTGGATATATTATCCTGCTGAGGGAGACAACctgtcaggaaaacagggatattttaaagcagaaatccCAAGGTTTAGGCTTCTATCTGATGTCATAGACAAACTCCCTGAggatgagcagctgctgctcaccctCAGGTGCTCAGAGGTTGGttgggcaggagctggcaggtcCTTCTGTGTGGCTGGAGGGAGCTGTCATCGTGCATGTGGCAGTGCAGCGCCCTCAGTTCCTGCCTGGCAAAGCACAAAGTTTTATCCTAATGGTGCAGGATTTAGGCTGAATCTTCATGGGAGACTCTTCTTGCCAACGCCCATCACTGCACAGATGTGCTTTCCCAGAAACAGTTGGCAAGGTGGGACCATGATAGTGACATCTGGACACATGCTCTTAAATGGCTGGGGACTGCTAGATAGAGGGACTTCAAACAAGGCTGTTCACCTCTGATGTTCTCTAAGGCTGGAGTTTCCTTCAGAGAAATAAGCTGTCAGTGACAGATCACAGGCAAACACACTGAATTTGGTATTTCTACTCTTGATAGTAGCACATGTCGAGTGTTTTCCCCACATGGCTTAACACAGGGCCTCAAAGCTGAGTTGTTTCCTGCTTGAATGGATTCTGGAGCCTGTTTCTTTGTGCAGAATTGTGTCTTTTGAAGCCTTTGCTCTGTCATGTGTTCGTGGATCAAAGGTGTTTATGCATCAAGAGCTTAACACTTCCTGGTGGAGGAATGTGATAGTGTTTGTGAACGGCCCTACAGCACCACCCAGGTGTCAAAACATCTTCCTGAACACTCTGGATCTATCACAAGGTCTTGGCTGTACTGGTCTTGTCCTGGCATGCAGAGGTTTGGGAAGaacattccttcttttttatgtCTCAGCCACCTTAGGAGTACATGTTCCTTATGATGCAAGTGGTCATGGAGTTCTTTTCACTCCTGATCAGGAGTGTGTTTTAAACAGCTCTTGTTTTTGGAGTCAGTTGGCTTCTGGAGTCGTGTCCTTCAATTTGCATTCACCGCAGCAGGTGAGATGCACTGGGGAGCACAGTGGGACTCTGCATTCTTATCACTTCTCTAGGGTTAACAGTGTCtttaattgtttaattaaaaggaaacaatacACCCTGTCTGTCTGCCATCTCTGCTGGACTGCTATCTGGAGCTCAGGAAACTTCTGCTAAGGAATGAATAGGGAGAGGAACAGGCAGGCAGCCAAATCAAGTGCCCTTTATAGATGTGAACTTCACCTTTACGCAGCTGTGGGACAGAGGAGGAAGTCTGGAAAGTTGTTGAAGGGGGGTTTGTGGGTAGGAGGAGCTGCTTGCCTTTTGGAAGATGAGACCTTTTAACTTGGGTTCAAAATTCCCAGGCACAAGGGAAACAGGGGCCCAACCACCAGACCTGGAAGCAGGTGTGGAGTGGGCCTTCCTCTGTATATTGCAGGCAACTGCATGCCCCAAATAAACCTGCTTTTTACTGCCTCTTTAGACCTGAACGTTCTTATGTATGGTTGATTTTgatgttggtttggggtttttttccagacttgGGAAGACCCAGGTCACAAGGATGAAAATACTGGTTGCTGTGGAGATAACGATCCGATTGATGTGTGCGAAATTGGAAGCAAGGTAACGCATCCTAAATGTCTCCTGAAACGTGTAATTAATGTCTCCAAAGTCAATTATCCAGGGACATTATTCATTTCCTACCTCCTCTCCCTTAACAATGGGATGtttccctctgctgcttctggagaTTGTTGCTGAGATGAGCTAGGGCTGATGAGCTGCTGACAGCAAGAGCTAATTTCGTGGTGCCTGGCTGCTTGCTGAGCTCCTGCACAGCCTCCTGTTGTGCATTCCTTGGATGCATCAGTATGGACAACAAGATCTTTGTCCTTGCAGGTCTGCTCTCGGGGAGAAGTCATCAAAGTGAAGGTGCTGGGCACGCTGGCTCTGATTGATGAGGGAGAGACAGACTGGAAGGTAATTGCTATCAACGTTGAAGACCCGGAAGCAGACAGCTACAATGGTGAGTTAcaggagggaggagcaggatcCGTGCTTCCCTTTCTCCCATGAGAGCCTGCAGGAGATGGGGACAGGGCTTGCTCCTTCTGTGCAGTGGTATTTATGAGATGTGACGCTGGAACGACAATCCCAGAGCAAaacatttcactgctgtttgtCACATGTGGCCAGtgctctgcacagcctggcaTTCCAGGCAGAGGGTGGCTGTACAGTGGAAGGAAAGGGATCGTCCCCCAAGGCTCTAATCAAAGCTGTTTAAATGTGTCCGTGCTCCTGGGGACTCTCAGGATACACCGTGAGCATGAAACACTAACTTCCCTGAGGAGATACTCACTGTGTCTTCAGGGAACCTGTCTGAAGTGTTGCTAAGGCTGcttgggaaggggctggaagaGGCACAGCTCGGAACAACTCAGCCGAGCCACATAAATTCTGTAGAGTTCAGTAAATTCTGTTACTGTTTCTGGCTGACAAACTCCGTGTCCCCCGCCAGACATCGAGGATGTCAGAAGGATGAAGCCTGGATACTTAGAAGCTACGGTGGACTGGTTCAGAAGATACAAAGTACCTGATGGAAAGCCAGAAAACCAGTTTGCTTTTAATGGGGACTTTAAAGGCAAGGTAGGATCACTTTGCTTTGTGGTGAGGCATGTGTTCCAGAAACTGAGCTCAGGGTGTGTGTGGGGACATGAGTGAGTCGCTGAGAGAAATGGATTTGTATGGGGCTGCTGATAGTTATTGTCAGTCatcctgctgtttttccagcCTAGTGAGTGCAGGGATACCAGGAAAAAATGCCTGGGGTTATCACCCTGGTGCTgttgattattttctttgtgtgggatcactgcagggctgggaaccTCCGTGTCAGAACCAGGTGGGAAACGCCGGGTTTATTTGCTTCAGCTCTGGAGCAAGGGCAGCTTGACATCACCCTTTACCTCCCTTACCCATTGGCTTTGTTCCACTGCAACCTGGTGCAAGTTAAAGCTAACTCAGGAGTTAAAACACTTCTTCCTTCAGGCACGAAGTGTTCCCTCACGCCCTGTGAGTGAGGCTCTGCCTTGGCAGCACTactgctctgcctcttctccaggttggATCAGATAAGTTACTGCTCCTGAGCAGGTGAAATCCTGCTTCCATGGattccctcctgcccttcctggaGTGCCATGAGGGGTTTAGTGAGGTCACTCAACTCCCAGAGCTTCAGAGGTGGTGCAGAGGAGGGGAGTTCTCCCAAAAGCCCTGTCTGGGAAAGAACATGGAAGTCACAAAGGACTTGTCCCCTCTGGCCGTAGCACAGCACTAGGGTGGTTGGGCTGGAGCACCTTGCTGCCCTTCAGGATGGGTGAAACCCGTCAAGGAAACTGGAAAATCAGGATAAAGAACCTCACACATGCACTACAGTGTTTTATTTGGCTTGGTTTGGTATCAAACCGGGACATTTAGTGCCGGTGTTCGCACCAACAAAGAACTGTGAGTGCTTCCTTCTCCGGCTGACAGGTTAATGCTTGAGCATATATTActcatttttaaggaaataggTTAATATGCCTGGAAACCAATTCATTCTAAAGTAGTTGCAAAGACTGATTAGCTGCGTGTCTCTTCCTGCTGGTCTGAATCATTTGCCTGGAGTGGAGGAGAGCTCCTGGATAGGCCTGGATCAGCAAGCTGCTGGAGACACACTGagtgggaggagcagcagggtggAGGTGCTTCCATAATGGAGCACTGGCCCAGGACtgtgttcagtttcttttggCCTCAAGCTCGCTCAGTGACCTTGGCAGATCCTCCCATCTCGAAAGCAAAACAATTCCCCGGTACGATCCCGGCTGTTTTGGCTGTTGCGCGCTGGGAgtttctgctcttcctgaaCAGCACCGGAGCGGAAGAGGTTTCTTCCAGCCCCTTCCAGAGCTGTCTAAAATCAGCTCCTTGTAACTGATAGTCTGGGGAAGGTGGTCTGGTGCTTCCACATAACGTGATGTTTGTTCTCGTCTCCAACTCTAGGATTTTGCCCTGGACGTCATCAAAGGCACCCACGAGCACTGGAAAGCTTTaataacaaagaaaactgaCGGAGGGGAGATCAACTGGTGGGTTAATGCTTCTGGTAATGTGCACCTTCCTCTTCCCTAAACAAAAAGCCCTGGACCTTCCCTTCCTGAGTGGTGCCATGCTTTCTGTTAGCTGCTGGCTGTCTCCCCAGGCCTTCCCCCTCCACCCAGCAGCTGTAACTGCGATCCTAAATATTCCATTATTTAATGCTCCTGGGGGGGAGGCTGGGCTTGCAGGTTCTCATAGGTGCCTCATCTCTTTCAGCACCAACC containing:
- the PPA1 gene encoding inorganic pyrophosphatase encodes the protein MSGYGVEERAGPHSPEYRLFFKDAAGRYISPFHDIPIYADAGKNVFNMVVEVPRWTNAKMEISTKEPLNPIKQDVKKGKLRFVANVFPHKGYIWNYGAIPQTWEDPGHKDENTGCCGDNDPIDVCEIGSKVCSRGEVIKVKVLGTLALIDEGETDWKVIAINVEDPEADSYNDIEDVRRMKPGYLEATVDWFRRYKVPDGKPENQFAFNGDFKGKDFALDVIKGTHEHWKALITKKTDGGEINCTNLTVSGSPFCCSQDCAKATVDAAPPCKAANPIPPEVDKWFYYQKN